The Rissa tridactyla isolate bRisTri1 chromosome 16, bRisTri1.patW.cur.20221130, whole genome shotgun sequence genome includes a window with the following:
- the LOC128918344 gene encoding probable glutamate receptor has protein sequence MDKGLHFTFHVITTMLLLRGSSQAGTTRNDDAVSKGTDSRGPGEGLPTLTVTTILEDPYVMVRSAELEGYCIDLLKALAAMLHFSYKVKVVGDGQYGAVSSTGNWTGMIGEILRQEADIAVAPLTVTSAREEVVSFTTPFLQTGIGILLRKDTVSQEMSFFHFLAPFSKETWTGLLFAYVLTCFCLFLVARLSPCEWNEPKNEENHFTFLNSLWFGAGALALQGVTPRPKALSVRVIAAVWWLFTIALLAAYIANFTALLSSGSEQLPIQTFEDLVKQRKLEFGTLEGSSTFYYFKNSKNPIHQMIYEYMDKRRDQVLVKTYQEAVQRVLESNYAFIGESISQDLAAARHCDLIRAPEVIGARGFGIATTQASLWTKKLSVAVLKLRESGDLDYLRNKWWETSCLHKSRERWSPLQPQALGGLFLTLAIGLALGVIAAVVELSNKSRHAAGHVKKSCCSVFTEEMCTRLRIKENTRQSQETSGRANA, from the exons GAACTACAAGGAATGATGATGCTGTGAGTAAG GGCACTGACTCAAGGGGACCAGGAGAGGGTCTTCCAACTTTGACTGTCACAACAATCTTG GAAGATCCCTATGTCATGGTGAGAAGCGCAGAACTGGAGGGATACTGCATTGATTTGCTGAAAGCACTTGCTGCCATGCTTCACTTCAGCTACAAGGTGAAGGTGGTGGGAGACGGGCAGTACGGTGCTGTCTCTTCCACTGGGAACTGGACAGGGATGATTGGCGAGATTTTGAGACAG GAAGCAGACATTGCGGTGGCTCCGTTGACAGTCACGTCAGCAAGGGAAGAGGTGGTCTCCTTCACCACACCGTTCCTACAGACTGGGATTGGAATCTTGCTTCGAAaggacaccgtctctcaggagATGTCTTTCTTCCACTTCCTGGCTCCTTTCAGTAAGGAGACCTGGACTGGCCTTTTATTTGCTTATGTGCTGACGTGCTTCTGCCTCTTTCTTGTTGCCAG ACTGAGCCCCTGTGAATGGAATGAGCCCAAGAACGAAGAGAACCATTTTACCTTCTTAAATAGCCTCTGGTTTGGAGCGGGAGCCCTTGCCCTGCAAG GTGTCACCCCTCGGCCCAAAGCGCTCTCTGTGCGGGTCATCGCTGCCGTCTGGTGGCTGTTCACCATCGCCTTGCTGGCTGCCTACATCGCCAACTTCACCGCGCTGCTGAGCTCCGGCAGCGAGCAGCTCCCAATACAGACTTTTGAAGATCTTGTGAAGCAAAGAAAGCTCGAGTTTGGGACACTGGAGGGCTCCTCTACTTTCTACTACTTCAAG AACTCCAAGAATCCCATCCATCAGATGATCTACGAATACATGGACAAGAGACGAGACCAAGTTTTAGTCAAAACCTACCAGGAAGCAGTTCAACGTGTGCTGGAATCAAACTATGCCTTCATTGGTGAATCAATCTCTCAAGACCTCGCGGCTGCCAGGCACTGTGATTTGATCCGGGCCCCTGAAGTTATTGGAGCCAGAGGATTTGGCATCGCCACTACCCAGG catccctgtggACTAAGAAGCTCTCCGTCGCCGTCCTCAAACTGCGCGAATCGGGTGACCTTGACTACCTGCGTAACAAGTGGTGGGAGACCAGCTGCCTCCACAAAAGCAGAGAGCGCTGGAGTCCGCTGCAGCCCCAGGCTCTGGGTGGGCTCTTCCTTACTCTTGCAATTGGCCTTGCCCTGGGAGTGATTGCGGCTGTGGTGGAGCTCTCGAATAAGAGCAGACACGCTGCTGGACACGTAAAG aaatcttGTTGCTCCgttttcacagaagaaatgtgCACTCGTCTAcgtataaaagaaaatacaagacaAAGCCAGGAGACTTCAGGGAGGGCTAACGCTTAA